A single genomic interval of Saccharothrix saharensis harbors:
- a CDS encoding serine O-acetyltransferase, translating to MLAPHESDSAALGLECGAVVRRAADLAVGDLLALARRDPASLGSWQYVLEAYACFQAVLSYRVAHEVLTAPCGDPWRQRVLARKISEAAKVRTGVEIHPGATIGPRFIVDHGIGTVIGEDATIGADCYILQGVVLGALGIADNAAGRRHPTLGDRVQVGGFARVLGPITVGDDVMIGSHALVRADVPAGAQVAVLHQYQMVAGPRPITVYGVEGLGEYRFRLHGNDLDRPGLEVQLLGPTQLPLAAGDWSVLQNNAKCLTFQISPRARGLRSVAHIRVRHGGSEVTVGIPLARKSRVASLPRTAAG from the coding sequence GTGCTCGCGCCGCACGAGTCGGATTCGGCCGCGCTCGGTCTCGAGTGCGGCGCGGTGGTCCGCCGCGCCGCGGACCTCGCGGTGGGCGACCTGCTGGCGCTGGCGCGGCGGGACCCGGCGAGCCTGGGTTCGTGGCAGTACGTGCTGGAGGCGTACGCGTGCTTCCAGGCGGTGCTGTCCTACCGCGTCGCGCACGAGGTGCTGACCGCGCCGTGCGGCGACCCGTGGCGGCAGCGCGTGCTGGCCCGCAAGATCTCCGAGGCGGCGAAGGTGCGCACGGGGGTGGAGATCCACCCCGGCGCGACGATCGGGCCCCGGTTCATCGTCGACCACGGCATCGGCACGGTGATCGGCGAGGACGCGACGATCGGCGCGGACTGCTACATCCTGCAGGGCGTGGTGCTGGGCGCGCTGGGCATCGCGGACAACGCGGCGGGCAGGCGGCACCCCACGCTGGGCGACCGGGTGCAGGTCGGCGGGTTCGCCCGCGTGCTCGGGCCGATCACGGTCGGCGACGACGTGATGATCGGCAGCCACGCGCTGGTTCGGGCGGACGTGCCGGCCGGCGCGCAGGTGGCCGTGCTGCACCAGTACCAGATGGTCGCCGGGCCGCGGCCGATCACGGTCTACGGCGTGGAGGGGCTGGGTGAGTACCGGTTCCGGTTGCACGGCAACGACCTCGACCGCCCCGGCCTGGAGGTGCAGCTGCTCGGCCCGACCCAGTTGCCGCTGGCCGCGGGCGACTGGTCGGTGCTGCAGAACAACGCGAAGTGCCTCACGTTCCAGATCTCGCCCCGGGCGCGCGGGTTGCGCTCGGTGGCGCACATCCGGGTCCGCCACGGCGGGTCCGAGGTGACCGTCGGCATCCCGCTGGCCCGCA